The genomic stretch gtcgACGCTTCCTATCCCTTGTCTTGCTGATTTGAAGTATGGTAATTGGAGTATCCAAATGAGTGTCTTACTGGAGAGTGAAGGCTTGTGGGATAGTGTTGAAAGAGGCTATAAAGTGCCTCAAGAAAGAGTCGACCAAATGGAGGCACAGAGGACGACAATGGTAGAACAAAAGAGAAAAGATAAGAAAACTCTTTTCTTTATCTATAAAGCTCTTGATGAAGCTACTTTTGAGAAAGTAGCCGAAGCTACAACTTCCAAAAATGCATGGGAGATCCTACAAGTAGCATACAAAGGTGATAAAAGAGCAAAAAGTATTCGCCTTCAAATCCTGAGAGGGGAATTTAAATCGTTGGAGATGAAAGAGTCAAAAAGTGTATTAGACTACTTTACAAGGGTATTGGTTATTGTCAACCAATTGAGAAGAAATGGCGACGACATTGAAGATAGCCGCGTCTTAGAGAAAATTCTACGCTCGTTGGAGCCAAAGTATGCCTATGTAGTTGTGGTCATAAAAGAATCAAAAGATGTGAAAGAAATGAAGGTGCAAGAACTTTTAAGCTCCCTACAAGCTCATGAAGCAAGAATGCAAAGAAAACAGAGAGAGCCTATGGAGTAGGCTCTACAAACCAAACTCACGATTATTGATCAGAAAGAAGAGTCAAAGACTGAAGGTTCGCAAGAAAACGACGGTGGTCGTGGCGACTTCCATGGGCGTGGCCGAGGTAGAGGTCGTGGCAGAGGCTTTGCTTGAGGCCGAGGAAGAAGTAAAGACAACAATCAAGGTAGAGACCAAAGGTATG from Zingiber officinale cultivar Zhangliang chromosome 5B, Zo_v1.1, whole genome shotgun sequence encodes the following:
- the LOC121986542 gene encoding uncharacterized protein LOC121986542, producing the protein MSTLPIPCLADLKYGNWSIQMSVLLESEGLWDSVERGYKVPQERVDQMEAQRTTMVEQKRKDKKTLFFIYKALDEATFEKVAEATTSKNAWEILQVAYKGDKRAKSIRLQILRGEFKSLEMKESKSVLDYFTRVLVIVNQLRRNGDDIEDSRVLEKILRSLEPKYAYVVVVIKESKDVKEMKVQELLSSLQAHEARMQRKQREPME